The window CCTTTGCTGGTATTAGGATACCCCATGTAAAATACATCTGCCCACACGCGTGAGTGGAAACTTGACttattttacagtcattttaCAGTCACAGCAACATGTTTTTGTGCAGTTTAGGCCAACTTTGAACGTGATTTGAATGATTTCCTTCTCATGATTGCAGTCCCATCATGCCAGTTTCTTTAAACATGAGAATGTCCATGCCTTCTTGGTAAGCAGCACAGTATTTAAACCAGTTTAATTTCGCTTGTGCACATGATGGTGGTCAAATGCATTGATATAACATCGTTTTTAATCCCCCACAACAGGTTTGATATTCATGGTTTGAGTCCGGATGCATTAGAAGACGAGTCCGGCATTAAGAGAGCATCAGAGAACAGTGGGTCTATTTATGTGCAGATCTTTGTGCCACACCCAGGAAGTCATGGGACTGACTGGTAAATTAATTTGGCTTTTAattttgtgtcatttgtgcACAGTTAAAGCAATGATAGACCAAGAAGTGAAGAATGGAATTCCTTCTCATAGAATTATCCTGGGGGGATTTTCACAGGTAATGATTTCATGTTCCTTCACATGGAGCGACTTTTGATTTTAAAGGATCATATATACAATTTACTGACTATTCCTACTTACTTCTtgttataaaatataaaaaaaaaaaaaacccacaaccaCTAGAATTAAAAATCATTAATCTGGGTCGTCCAATTGAAATTCCTATGAAGATGCTATTTGAACTAAATTGGAAACGGTACCTGTTAAACTGAACTGGTCTGTGTGCGCCCCCGCAGTCAATATTTCATGCTACAAATATACATGAACATCTTTTGCTTCGAATCATTTGCCAGTGAGGCAGGAAGTCACACAGCTTCACCGAGAACTGTATCTCCCAGATCTCAAGATCAATATCAGTACAAAAGAGTAGCGAGGTGAAAGAATCAGGAGATGTGAATACTGAAATCCATTTTAACAAGTGTACATGCTATAAATGCTAACCTACAATGACCTGGATCAAGCTGCTTCACTTTTTAATGATCATTTACTCCTTTATATGTCTCCTTTCTATGTGTGCCAATGGGCGAAAACTTTTTCTATTTAATTCCAGGGAGGAGCGTTGTCTCTTTACACAGCTCTGACAATCCAGCAGAAACTAGCTGGCGTGGTCGCTCTGAGCTGCTGGCTCCCTCTACGCAACTCCTTTCctcaggtaaacaaacaaacaaatatagcCGACCAGCACTGAACGGCGCTTCACTCGGCTATGAAATCAGCCTAAAGCCGCTTCGTTTTACCGTGACAAAATGGTGATTTAGTAATAGCTCCCGGCTAAAGTCTAATCTCTGACAATCGGATGATGATCATACAGTAATCCTAATCTCTTCTATTCTCAGGCCTCTGCCAACAGCGCTAATAAGGACATTCACGTGCTGCAGTGCCACGGAGACGCCGACCCCATGGTCCCGTTTGTGTTTGGCACCCAGACggcagagaagatgaagagcCTCATCAATCCCTCGAACATCACCTTCAAGCCGTATCGCGGCCTGTCTCACTGCGCGTGTCCGGAGGTCAGTgtgggggtggggcgggggggttccccgccagtgttcctgacaCACGCTGACTGGTTTCGCCTGTTCTTGCTCTGCGCAGGAAATGGTGGATATCAAACGGTTCATCGAGAAGCAGCTCCCGCCCATCAGGGACGAGTGAaggcaggggtcaggggtcgccGCTTACAACCATCGGATTGTTTTTGGACTTCCAGCGAGGCTCCGTGGGACGCGAGCGTCCACGCTTTTACAGTAACAACAGCGCGGCGCTGCCGGCGCCGCAGAGGACGGGGACGACGTGGGCCTGCAGAGAGCTGAACGTAACCTGACCCTGAGCTCAGCGTTAACGTAGAGTCACAGTAGCTGCTTTAAGAACGTTCACCATTAAGCGACCGAGAGCCAAACTCGCCGGTCAAACGCTCACggcctgtttctcctcctcatgtAGCTTGTTTGTAACGTCGCTAATTCAAGTTTATTCATCTGAAACCGGTCGATCGAGACATTTTATCCATCAAAACCCTCCCACTTTTATTTCCTTCTGCTTGTTTAAATGGTTGTTAATCTAATAATCTGTTTTTTGCTTTACtgacaagaacaaaaaaaacaaacactaaagATCAACTGTTGGATATTtgtcactttttaaaacatttccttGTAGGTTTGGAAAGTTCcgctttctgtttttctttttttgcagatgTGAACTCTGGACTTGTTTTTCATACAAACTACATTTGCAACAATCTCCAGCGAGTGTTAACGTGCACCCTGTGTGCATTAATCTGTAGTATCATTATTAATAAgtgtcacggagtgagccgtgccacttacgcacgcacttcatacgcacacacttcatacgcacacacaaacatttcatttccattctgttccgtCTAGGGTTACTCGGTTTAGGCATTTCATACaaaccactttttaccatagctcaccagcaggacatacttcctcgtttggggaaaccgaaggactggtccatgattgtatatatggaggggtttcgcggggtgctacggcacaatctattttagcgggggtgttttattggggtaaattgaacatgtattttactgtgcactgagcgtaataattttgataattggtttcacctgtgggaggggctacaggtataaaagccctgtagtaggcccaagacGGGGCTTCTTGTTGGTGattgagttggttggtcattgttttggaggaaaaagaaaattgttggaaaaaagttaaagtggtggggtgtaagagtgtgcagggtctgtatgtattgtatggatttagcctggcatcttctgacgccactttatttttggtaaattaaaatacatttctggaggaaagaatctccctctgtctcctccaccgccgttcaTCCTTGCGACTATTCTGGGCAGTAATTCTGGGCTGTGTTTTACTCATTCAGGAATCACTTTGGAGCTCCCATGACATTTCTGACTGGTCAAACATTTCTTTGATCTTCAAATACCATGGCAACGCAGTGCACGCACTAGGGCTGCATATTACTATAGTATTACCcaaataaagcaataaaaaatGTTAGAATCAAACTGTTTTCAAACTTTTTCTTGAATACTTTAGACTAGAGGTGTAATGACTGGTGCGGCcttgctttgatcttttaacGCCAGGTCGGACGGGCTCAATCGCCACGGTGACCGTACCTGTACACTAACGCGGTCCATTTTAATGGCGTTATTATAAAAGCTGAACCATATATGCTCCGTATATACGACAACATACGATTGTGCTTTATTTAATAGGTGAGATTGGGATATCTATTTCACAGGAAACCATttttataaatacataaatatatcaGTAGTTGTGAAACCAGCCTCCTGTGTCCACgttttgaaattaaatatgaCTAATATCACAGTAttgaaacacacaaatatagATTTTGTTCCAGGTGTCAGCTCACTGAGCGCGTATAAAGGTTCATCTTTGAGAAGAGCTGAAAGCACCAGCGTGTGAAGTCACCCTCGCAAAGGTGCGAGCGTAGAAGATCTTATTCCAAGgcactttcctccctccttaAGTTACTGTTTAAATAAGGTTTAAATATTTCTACAAGAACTGAAGATGCATTTAAGGCTCACCGTTGGCCTAAATACAAATGCAGTGCCCACAGACGCATGCGTTCCCTCATTGGATAAGGTAGAAAAGTGCAATGTCAAGTGCTGGGGAGTATAGAAAAATATACATATGTTTGCAACAAGTTACTGATGCTGAATCGAGCATTTGTTCTCGCCGCGCCGAGTGTTTTGGTAAGCTAATCACATGTAAATAAAGAGCAGTTACAGCTGGTCTGCAACCAGTTTGGACGTGTTTATCCTAAACTCCAGCTGGAACAGACACGTCCTCCCTTCAGGTGGGACGCACGtgcctttttttgggggggtaaaAGCGTGCGTCAGTCTTATGGCTCGGGACGAGGCTCCTCCAGGTTCTTTAGCAGATCCGTGTACGCAGCCGAGTTGATGAAACGCGGGTACGAGTCCCTCTGCATCAGCGTGTAGATCTGCTGTTGGGCCTCCTCGAAGGTGTGCGAGGTCGGCTCCAACATGTTGCGGTTTATAACGTCTCGGACGTGGGAATCTAGACTGACCTGGAGGGCAGGAACACGTGAGAGAGGTCTTATGATACAGCAATAGGGGATTCACAAGTCGAGTGTCGGTGCAGTAGCAGATGTTGCCGCTAGGGGCACTGTTCCGCACGCTTTGATAGGCTAAGCcaatcaaagtgtgtgtgtgtgtcccatgaTGGACGGGTGACCTGTCCCTTTGATAGGCTAAGCCAATCAAAGCCTCACCTCTTTtggagagaggatggagatgaAGTCCTCGTATATCTGACGGACTTTCTCCTCAACCACAGTCTTGTTGGtctccttcttcagctcctcgcAGGCCATCCAGAACATCATGTTCTCCTCGCTGAACTCGGTCCGCAGGAACTGCCTGAAGCAGCCGCGACCCGCCGAGCTCTTCATCACCTTTTCGAATGACAGCGACCAGGAGCGGGCGTCCTCCAGCGTGGGCAGCAGACTCAGAGGAGGAAACGTAACAAGTCAGACTTATTTCATTCTTTCAGCGCATCTCGGGTTGCGACGGCGTCCTGCTGAGGTCTTTCATTACCTTTCTTCACAGTTCATGGGTCCCTCTGTTCGGCGTTCACAAGTGGACCTCTGGACCGCCTCATCCTCACTCCTGACAGTCAGACTGAGGGGAAATATGTACCTTTTACATCAAAACTTCCttttattatattaaaaaaaagaatgcagcTACAATTTCTACAAGATTAGCACTGCTAACAGGTTTAGCTGAAATGTCCCCCACAGAGACTCAagcagtgggtgtgtgtgtgtcccgtgATGGACGGGTGACCTGTCCCAGGTGTGTTCCCACCTAACGATTCCACCAGCAGCCAACGCCCTGACTAGGAAAGTGGCACTCGATGGAAAATGGATGTACGGATGGCTGTAACCAAGTAGCATGAACGCTAATAACTGTCTTTTTGATGCTAAAATGCACATAATGTATACACTGACACATTGTTGGCCTTGCAAGTTGTTTGTTCcatcataaaaacaacaacagccacAGTGCTTTCTGGATCACCTGATAGGAATATGGGGATGCACAGTGACGTGTGCCTCCTCTGCGTAATTAAAAGGTCCCACACACCTCATGTAGCAGCTGGCTCCTGACTAATTGGCTCAGGTGAGCGCCGTCCCATCTGGGAACGTGATTTGTTTTAGCCGCAACAATTAGATGGAATTGATATAGATGCGGATACAAATTGCATTACTCATCCCCGGTGGAGTGAATTAACATGTTCCGCGCACAACAAGCCCGCTGTTCT is drawn from Takifugu flavidus isolate HTHZ2018 chromosome 17, ASM371156v2, whole genome shotgun sequence and contains these coding sequences:
- the LOC130513914 gene encoding regulator of G-protein signaling 20 isoform X1, which produces MLPSVTNVPVWLLAPTPTGGVEERGRLSAERILGLRSFASACFDKPPMGTERVEMRKRQVQVHQEAAASVLHARHRMGETPTNASNACCFCWCCCCSCSCLTVRSEDEAVQRSTCERRTEGPMNCEESLLPTLEDARSWSLSFEKVMKSSAGRGCFRQFLRTEFSEENMMFWMACEELKKETNKTVVEEKVRQIYEDFISILSPKEVSLDSHVRDVINRNMLEPTSHTFEEAQQQIYTLMQRDSYPRFINSAAYTDLLKNLEEPRPEP
- the lypla1 gene encoding acyl-protein thioesterase 1, with the translated sequence MCGNNMSAPLPAIVPAARKATAAVIFLHGLGDTGHGWADTFAGIRIPHVKYICPHAPIMPVSLNMRMSMPSWFDIHGLSPDALEDESGIKRASENIKAMIDQEVKNGIPSHRIILGGFSQGGALSLYTALTIQQKLAGVVALSCWLPLRNSFPQASANSANKDIHVLQCHGDADPMVPFVFGTQTAEKMKSLINPSNITFKPYRGLSHCACPEEMVDIKRFIEKQLPPIRDE
- the LOC130513914 gene encoding regulator of G-protein signaling 20 isoform X2; translation: MGTERVEMRKRQVQVHQEAAASVLHARHRMGETPTNASNACCFCWCCCCSCSCLTVRSEDEAVQRSTCERRTEGPMNCEESLLPTLEDARSWSLSFEKVMKSSAGRGCFRQFLRTEFSEENMMFWMACEELKKETNKTVVEEKVRQIYEDFISILSPKEVSLDSHVRDVINRNMLEPTSHTFEEAQQQIYTLMQRDSYPRFINSAAYTDLLKNLEEPRPEP